The region AGCTTACTGCACATATTTAGTGTAGTCAACTACACATAAATGGTATAGTTAACTTGACTAAGCCCTTAACCGTGCAACATAATAACAGAGTTGAGGTGCAGATAACATTACTTCAGGGGAGGTGGCTGGTTATTGAAGACAAGAATACGCGAGCTGCGAAAAGAGCGGCGGATTTCCCAAGAGGAATTGGCTAAGGCACTGCGTGTCACACGGCACACCATCACTTCAATCGAGAATGAAAAGTACATCGCCTCCCTCCCGCTTGCCTATAAAATTTCAAAATTTTTCGGTTTGCCGATCGAGGATATTTTTGATTTTTCAGATGTGGAGGAGATCGACTATGAAGTCTTTTGAACAGGAGCTGCGGCGGCGGATCGTTATCAATTCCTTCTACGCGGCAGGTATGGGGATAACCGTTATTGTGGCGTTTATACTCAAAGCATTCGTATGGGGCAGGCTCGACATGCTGGACAGCTGGGATATAGGGATTCTCGCCGGTTTATTGTCCGGTTCGTGGATTTCTGCAGCTCTCCGTATTGCCAGGCTCCGCAAGGCGCTCAAAAACCCTGAAATACTAGAAGCGTTACATATTGCCGCGCAAGATGAACGTAACCGGATGATCGCCTTAAAAACGGGCAGGGCTGCTATACGTCTGTTCTTTCTTTTATTGTCTCTTTCTGCTGTCGTCGCCTCTTTGATTAACCAAACCGTGTTCTTAACAATTGCTGTGACTTTGCTTACCCTTATGTTGTTGTACCTTCTGTTATCAGCATACTACTCCCGGAAAATTTAACTTACCGGGACAATGGAGGCGAATTGTATGAATGAAGAATTATTAGCTACATTCGATGAACAAGGAAATCGTACGGGGACGGCTCCCCGGGACGAGGTGCACCGCCAAGGCCTCTGGCATGAGACCTTCCACTGCTGGTTTGTCCGTAAGGCTGACAACGGGCTGAGGATCTGCCTCCAGCTGCGTAGTCAGCAAAAGAAAGATTATGCCGGGCTGCTCGACATCACCGCTGCCGGACATCTGCTGGCAGAGGAGACGGCCTTGGACGGCATTCGCGAGGTCCAGGAGGAGCTGGGACTTGCGATAGCTTTTGACGAGTTACAGCCGCTCGGGGTCATCCCCTACCAGATGGATTCCGCCGGATTCATGGACCGTGAACGGGCGCATGTCTATGTCTATGAGAACCGCTATGCGCTCAGTGCATTCACGCCGCAGCTGGAAGAAGTGGCAGGCATCGTAGAGGCCCGCTTCACTGACTTCCGCAGCTTCATCTCGGGCGCAGACAGCAAGCTTCATGTGCAGGGCTTCCAGATTAACGGGAACGGTGAACGAACGGACATCGATGAACTAGTGGACTTCACGCGCTTTGTCCCGCATGAGCGTGAATATTTTAGGCGGGTGATTGAGGGGATTGAGCGGTTGTACGGTCCAGCCATAACCTAAGACATACTTAAAAGGCAGAACCCGTCGATGGGGTTCTGCCTTCTTCATCTCAATGTATCTTTGCAGATACATGTACTATATAACGCGATTCAGCCGCTTCTTCTTATGCTTTAGCCGCTGCGCGCTTCAGAATTGCCAGTCCGTTCACTGCCAGCGTCAGCTCGGCCGGGGCCGCTGCGCCGGATTCAACATCAGTGTAGGCTTGTCCGTCCAGCTTCACTACTTGCTCAGAGCCGCTGAAATTCTGCACGAATACATACTCATGCTCGCCGTCGGAACGCAGTTGGGCGGTTACTCCGGTCGGAAGCTCACTGTTCAGGGTGCGGCTAATCCGCTCTTTTCCGGTAATTGCGGCGTACAGATCCACATAGAACTGCGCGTCCTTCACACGTGTTGCCAGATGATAAGCCTTACCCGCTCCCAGCTTATTCACAGTGAGTGCAGGACGTCCGGCGTAGAAGTCGCTGCGGTAATGACCCAGCGCCTCAGCGCCTTCCAGATGAATCAGCTCGGCAATCTCATGCGCATCGTATTCACCGCTCAGCTTCAAGCTGTTGCCGGGGTCAAGCACCAGACCGTTCAAGTCGCGGCTATGCAGCCCTTCTGTCTCTTCGGCCCAAATGCCCAGCGTTCTGCGCAGCGGTCCCGGGAAGCCGCCCAGGTGACACAGATCAGTCTCGCCGACCACTCCCGACCAATAGGTAGCCAGGAAGGTTCCGCCCTGTTCAACGTATTTCTCAATCCGCTTCCCGTTCTCTTCGCTGATCAGGTACAGCATCGGAGCAATCACCAGCTTATAGCCGGACAGGTCATCGCCTGAGCCTACCACATCTACCGGAATTCCAAGCTCCCACAGTCCCCGGTAATGCTGAAGCACCGTCTCTTCATATTTCAGGCCGGAATTGCGGATCCCTTGGGCATCCTTCACCGCCCAGCGGTTATCCCAGTCGAACAGAATGGCTGTCTCAGCAGGAGTTGTAGTACCTACAACTTCCTCCAGTCCCGCCAGGGTACGGCCTACCTCAGCTACATCCTTGAAGACACGGGTCTCCGTATGTCCGCTATGGTCGATCACCGCACCGTGGAATTTCTCGCTGGAGCCGCGGCTTTTCCGCCACTGGAAATACTGTACGGAATCCGAACCATGCGCAACTGCCTGGAGTGAGGACAGCTTGTGCATGCCCGGACGCTTCAGCTTGCTGACAATCTGCCAGTTTGTGAGGGAAGGCGTGCTTTCCATGAGCAGGAACGGCTTCTTTTTGAAGCTGCGGTACATGTCATGATGCATCGCTGTCCAGGCGGCCAAGCGGGCGTCATCATCGTCCTCGGTATATCCCCAGTCCGGGTAAGCATCCCACGATACCACATCAAGAATCTTAGCCATGTTGCGGTAGTCCACGCCGTCAATCATGTGCATATTAGTAGTTACCGGCAGATCAGGGTTGAAGCCGCGCACCGCGTCAATCTCATGCTGGCAGAAGTTGATCGTCTGATCGCTTACGAACCGGCGCCAGTCCAGGTTAAGCCCGTGAACCTGAGTCTCACCATGCGGAGCAGGGGACTCGATCTGTTCCCAGGAAGTGTACGTATGGCTCCAGAAGGTAGCCCACCAAGCGTGGTTCACCTCATCCAGATCATTATTGTATTTCGCCTTGAGCCAGTCTCTGAAGGCATCCTGACAGTAATTACAGTGACATTCGCCGCCGAATTCATTAGAGATATGCCAGCCGATCACTGCCGGATGATGCGCGTAACGCTCAGCCAGCTTGGAGTTGATCAGCGCTGTTTTTTCACGGTAGACCGGTGAAGTGAAGCAGTGATTATGACGGACGCCGTGCAGGTTGCGCACCCGGTTCCGTTCCACCCGCAGCACTTCAGGATACTTCTCGGACATCCATGCCGGACGCGCACCGCTCGGAGTCGCCAGGAAGGCGTAAATTCCATTCTCTGCAAAACGGTCCAGGAGCTGATCCATCCACTCAAAGTTAAATACTCCTTCTTCGCGCTCCAGGGATACCCAGGAGAAAATTCCGACAGACATGACATTACAGCCTGCCAGCTTCATCATGCGGATATCTTCTTCCAGCACCCCCGGATATTTCAGCCATTGCTCGGGATTATAGTCGGCACCGTGAAGCATTACAGGAGCCTTGCTGCTGATTGCAGGAACTTTGCTGCTCATATGATTTCATCCTCTCGTTTATGTGTGATAGCAGATGTCAGGATGGGACTTTTCTCGGATACAGTTTCTTCTGTAGCACTGTCCCTCTTGCTTGTATCGATTTATACTATTTATAATAAAGGATATTCTGTGATCAATGGTAGGATAATAATAGCGTTAACATAGCACAAAATGAATATGAGGTGTTCGTATGCTCCCCTTCTCTCTGATTGAAATGCCGCGTGACCTGAATGCTTTTCCCCTCTATCCATACTCTGTCGGCCGTCATATCCAGTATCACCATGTGCGTCCTGCCGGATTCCCGGTGCATCAGATTTTTCTGATCCGCAGCGGCAGCGGGCGGTTCCGTGATCTGGAGGACGGCACCGAAACGGTGTTGCAGCCGGGGATGGCCTATGCCTTTCCGCCTGACCGCGGACATGAATATTATCCGTTATCCCACGAACCGTGGCATGTCGGCTTCATCGGGTTCCACGGCAGCCAGTCTGCCTCTGTTCTGGAGAGTCTCGGCCTGTTGCCTTCGGCCCCGTTCCGCCCCGAGCGGTTCGAGGAATGCTGGGACATGCTCGGCGGGATCTGGCACACGGTGAACGGGAACAGCTCGGCGCGTCAGGAGGAACAGCCGATGCAGGAGTTGTCGGTGACGCTGTACCGGCTGCTGCTGATGCTGCGCAAAAGTGAAGTCTCCACAGGTCCGGCGACCCGGCTGGAGAACGAGAATGTCCGTAACGATGCGCTTAATAAAGCAGTCAGTCTGATCAACGAGCATTTCACCGAACCGCTGCTGATCACCAATCTGGCGGCGGCTGTCGGTTATTCCGTCCAGCATTTCCAGCGTCTGTTCCTGCAGGAATACGGCGTCACTCCGCATAAATATCTGCAGAACCTGCGGCTGCAACGCGCCATGCAGATGCTGACCGAGGACCCGGAGCGTCCCGTGCAGGATATCGCCCTTAACCTCGGCATGGAGACCAATTACTTCATCCGGGTCTTCCGGAAGGCTCATGGAGTGACTCCCGGGGTGATGCGCAGCCGGCTGCATCCGGGTAAGGATCATTGTTGAGCTCACTGGTCAAAAAAACAGCTGCGGCACACTTCCGTAGAAGTTCTGCCGCAGCTATTCACAATAATCGTATACCTAGTTACACCGCCGTAAACTGGCTGTTGTATAAGCGGGCGTAGTAGCCTCCGCTCTCCAGCAGCTCATCATGCGTTCCGCTCTCCACGATATCTCCATCCTTCATGAACAGGATGAGGTCCGCCTCGCGGATCGTGGACAGCCGGTGCGCAATGACGAAGCTGGTCCGGCCGGTGATCATTGCCAGGAAGGCCTTCTGTATCCGCGCCTCCGTCAGCGTATCAATGCTGCTGGTCGCCTCATCCAGAATGAGCATCGGCGGATCAACCAGCATGACGCGGGCAATGGTGAGCAGCTGCTTTTGTCCCTGGGAGAGATTATCTCCCGAGGTGCTGATCTTGGTGTCATAGCCTTCAGGCAGGCGCTTGATGAAGCTATGTGCATTCGCGGCCTTGGCGGCTGCAATCACCTCCGCTTCGGAGGCCTCCGGCTTGCCGTAAGCAATATTGTCGCGAATGGAAGCCCCGTACAGCCAGGTCTCCTGCAGCACCATACCGAAATTGCGACGCAGACTGTCACGGGTGATGGAAGTAATATCTACGCCGTCAATCCGGATCGTTCCGCTATCCACCTCATAGAAGCGCATCAGCAGGTTAACCAGCGTGGTCTTGCCCGCCCCGGTCTGGCCGACGATCGCCACGCGTGTGCCCGGCTTCACCTCCAGACTGAAGTTCTTGATCAGCGGAAGCTCCGGTGTATAGGCGAAGCTTACCTTGTCGAAGGTAATGGTTCCCCGGCTGTTCTCCATCACATAGGCATCCGGCTGGTCCGGGGCCTCCTGCGGGAGATCCAGAATGGTGAAGATCCGCTGCGCCGAAGCTGTGGCGGACTGCAGTTGTGTAATAACGCCAGTAATCTCATTGAACGGCTTCGCGAACAGACTGGAGTAGATCAGGAAGCTGGACAGATCCCCTACGGAGAACAGGTCTCCGATAACAAGCACACTCCCGATCATCGCAATCAGCGAGAAGGTGATATTATTGACCAGCCGCGTGGTCGGGTTCGAGAGCGAGCCATAGAACTGCGATTTCGTCCCTGTCTTGTACAGCTCATTATTCCGCTCCGCAAAACCTGCAAAGGAACGGTCCTCGTAATGATAAGCCTGCACCACCTTCTGCCCGCCGACGATTTCCTCGACATAGCCGTTCAGCCCCCCGAGAATCTTGGCCTGCTCACGGAACAGCTGCTGGGAGCGCATCGTAATGAAGCGGGCAACGAAGAAGGTTGCCGGAGCAGACAGCAGCACCACCAGCGTCATTATAGGGCTGATATAGAGCATCAGGCCTATGGCTCCGGCAATGGTTACGATCCCCGTCAAGAGCGTGGAGAAGCCTTGGAGCAGTCCGTCAGACACAGCATCCATGTCGTTCACGAACCGGCTGATGCTGTCGCCCTGGGGATGGTTATCATGGAACTTCAGGGGCAGGGCGTCCAGCTTGTCAAACAGCTCGCGGCGCAGGTCATAGACCGTGCGGAACGCCAGCTTATTCGTATAATAAGTGAGCAGCCAGCCGAAGAAGCTGCCGACCAGATACACACTGCCCAGGATCAGCAGCAGGCGCAGAATCTCCGGGAACTCCACCCGGTCCGGCCCGATCATATGGTCAATGGCGCGGCCAATCAGGAGCGGCCCGATCAGGCTGGCAATCACGCTCAGGATCGCGCAGAAGATAGCGCCATACGTTATTTTCCGGTACTCACGGGTATATTGAAACAGACGTTTCCAGGTCATTGTACTGGTCATTGTAATGCCTCCTCGCTTGAGAGCTGTGACATGCAGATTTCCTGATAGACTGCGCAGCTCTCCAGCAGTTCCTCATGCGTGCCGATTCCGGCAATACGGCCTTCCTCGAAGACGATAATCTGATCGGCCTGCCTTACTGTGCTCACCCGCTGGGATACAAGCAGCACGGTCATATCGGTACTGTTCTTGCTTAGTGCACGGCGCAGTGCCGCATCCGTAGCGAAGTCCAGCGCACTGGAGGAATCATCCAGGATAAGGATCGGCGGATGTCCTACGACAGCCCGGGCAATGGTCAACCGCTGCTTTTGTCCGCCGGACAGGTTATGCCCGCCGCGTGCGACCAGCGTATCCAGCCCTTCCGGCAGCCGGGTGATGAACTCCTCAGCCTGGGCAACCGCCGCTGCGGCCATGATCTCATCCCGGGTAGCAGACGCCTTGCCCCAGCGGATATTCTCAGCAATCGTCCCGGTGAACAGCACCGCCTTCTGCGGCACGATGCCGATTCTGCTGCGCAGCTGCTCCAGCCGGTAGTCCCGTACATTTACACCCTCGACTCTAACTTCCCCTTCCACAGCGTCATAGAAGCGCGGAATCAGATTTACGAAGGTGCTCTTACCTGAACCGGTACTGCCAATTAGCCCAACCGTTTGCCCTTTAAGGATATCTACAGAGATATTCTCCAGGGCCAGTTCACCGGTCGTGTTATAGCCGAAAGACACATTGCGGAAGGAAATCACCGGCGCTGCACCGTCCGGCTTCGCAGCAGGTGCAAGAGCAGGCACTTCAGCAACGGAAGCTGTCATAGCCAGCACCTCATTGATCCGGTTCGCAGACGACGAGGCTTTGGTGAACAGAATGACCAGATTGGAGACTACGATCAGGGCCAGCAGGATCTGGGTTACATAGTTAATGAATGCAATAATCTCACCCTGCGACAGACTCCCGGCTTCAATATGAAAGCCGCCTACCCAAAGTATAGCAATTATTGCCGCGTTCACTACCAGTGTCGTCATCGGTCCCAGCCAAGCGGAGATCCGCCCGACACGGATGGCCGTCTGCGTCAGATCCTCCGAGGCATCATTGAAGCGCTGCTTCTCGCGGCGGCTCTCGGCGAAGGCCCGGATCACCCGGATGCCGGAGAGATTCTCGCTGAGCACCAGCGCCAGACGGTCCAGCTTCGCCTGATATTTGCGGTACATTGGCGAGCTGCGTGTAATGATGAAGTACAGAATGATTCCGAATACAGGAGTAGCGGCAATCAAGATCAGCGACAGGCGGAAATCCAGAATCATCGCCATAATAATCGCCCCGATACAGATGAACGGCGCACGGATGACCAGCCGGATCAGCATGGCTACCGCCACCTGCAGCTGGTTGACATCGTTGGTGATCCGGTTGATCAGGGAAGGCGTGCCGATAATATCCAGCTCGGCATACGACAGCGAAGAGATATGCTTGAACATTTTGTTGCGCAGCGAGGTCCCAAAGCCCTGTGAGGCCCGCGCCGCATAATATTGGCATACCAGGGAGCAGCCGAAGCCCAGGATGGCCATTACCACCATCAGGGAGCCCATCTTGTAGACATAGCTGCTATCCTGCTTGGCAATTCCGTTGTTGATGATCAGGGCTACAATGGTCGGCAGCAGCAGCTCCAGAATCGCCTCCAGCAGCTTGAATACCGGCCCGATCGTCACTTCTTTTTTGTACGGTTTTAAGAAAACTGCAATTTTGTGCACATTGATCCTCACCTAACTTAGCGTAGTATGTAGTTCCTATTGAAAATAACAAAAGACCCGTTATGATTATGTCATACCTGTTTACATATTGATAATATTGGTTTCGTATCAATCCCATATGGATAGCATATGTCATAAACCTTAAGAACGGAGGCTGCACCATGGATATCCGCCAATTGAAATATTTCCTGGCGATTGCCGAGGAAGGACAAATTACATCCGCAGCCAGGAAGCTGAGGATGGCCCAGCCGCCGCTCAGCCAGCAGCTGAAGCTGCTGGAGGAGGAGCTGGGGGTCAAGCTGGTGGAGCGCGGACCGCGCAGCATACAGCTCACAGATGCCGGAATCATTCTGCGTAACCGGGCTCAGCAGATTCTGGAGTTAACGGACTCCACCGCCCGGGAGATCAGCGATTATGCCAAAGGGCTGAAGGGCAGCCTTACCATTGGGACGGTCTCTTCTTCAGGCGCCACCCTGCTTCATGAGCCGCTCACAGCGTTCCATAAGAGCTATTCGGGCGTGTCCTTTGAAATCCATGAAGGCAATACATTCATGATTATCGACCTGCTGAACAGGGGCATTGTTGAGGTGGGCATTGTCCGTACCCCGTTCAGCACCAGCAACCTGGAGTGTCTGTATTTCCATTCGGAGCCGATGATTGCAGTAATGACCACCGGTTATGACTGGGCCCCCAGCCAGAGTGCTGCCCAGCTTGGCGAGCTGCAGGACAAACCGCTGATTATCTACCGCCGCTTCGAGCAGCTCATCCGCGAGACCTGTCTGGAGCACGGCTTTGAGCCACAGATCTTCTGTATGAACGATGATGCCCGGACCACGCTGCTGTGGGCCAATGCGGGACTCGGGATCGGGATCGTACCCAAGTCGGCGTTCGAGCTGGCTAATCACAGCAACCTGATCTACAAAGAAATCCTGTGCGAGACCCTGCGCACCCGCGTGGCCGCCGTATGGATGAAGGATAAGTATTTGTCGTCCGTGGCGACCAAGTTCATCGAGACCTTCAAGTCCATTTGAACCGGCCGCGCACCACTTCCAGGCTCCGCATTCAGGAGGATGTCCAATCCCGGCGGCATTCATCCGCAGGCTGCCCGGACGCCATATTCCCTGATCAACGTAAATACCCCGCTACCAGTCAACACCAGTAGCGGGGTTTGTTATTCACTCAGGTCTGTGCCCGGCGACAGCGCCGGTGTTAGACCATGATTTTACAAATATCGTTCGTGAACTGCACCGGATCATTAACCTGCAGGCCTTCGATCAGGAGCGCCTGGTTGTACAAGAGGTTGGTGTACAGGCCCAGCTTCTCCTTATCGCCCTCGGCCGCCGCCTTCAGTGATTTGAAGACATCATGGTGAATGTTGATTTCCAGCACCTTGTCTGCTTGTACATCCTGGCCGCCGTTAGGCATGGCCTTGAGGATTTTCTCCATCTCAATCGTCAGCTCGCCTTCGGTGGACAGGCAGACCGGATGGGATTTCAGCCGCTTGGAGGCTTTGACCGCCTTCACTTTGCCGGACAGAATGCCCTGCATAGCTTCGAACAATCCCTTGTTCTCATTCTCTTCCTCTTCAGATGGCTTATCCTCGGCACTCTCTTCAATGCCCAAGTCACCGCTGGAGACATTTCTGAACTCCTTCTCCTTATAAGCCATGATCATCTTGATCGCGAATTCATCGATATCATCGGTGAAGTAGAGAATCTCGTAGCCTTTGTCCAGCACCATTTCGGTCTGCGGCAGCTTCTCAATGCGTTCTACCGATTCACCGGAAGCGTAGTAGATATACTTTTGGTCTTCCGGCATTCTCTCTACATATTCAGCCAGTGTCACCAGCTTCTTCTCTTTGGAAGAGTGGAACATGAGGAGATCCTGCAGCGTTTCTTTCTCCATACCGTAGTCGTTATAGACCCCGAACTTCAGCTGCCGGCCAAAAGACTTATAGAACGTCTCATACTGCTCGCGCTCATCCTTCAGCAGGCTCAGGAGCTGGCTCTTGATCTTGCTCTTGATATTCTTGGCGATCATTGTCAGCTGGCGGTCATGCTGCAGCATCTCACGGGAAATATTGAGCGACAGGTCCTCGGAATCGACCATCCCCTTGACGAAGCTGAAGTAATCCGGCAGCAGATCGGCACATTTGTTCATAATCAGCAC is a window of Paenibacillus sp. FSL H3-0469 DNA encoding:
- a CDS encoding helix-turn-helix transcriptional regulator; the encoded protein is MKTRIRELRKERRISQEELAKALRVTRHTITSIENEKYIASLPLAYKISKFFGLPIEDIFDFSDVEEIDYEVF
- a CDS encoding NUDIX domain-containing protein, which produces MNEELLATFDEQGNRTGTAPRDEVHRQGLWHETFHCWFVRKADNGLRICLQLRSQQKKDYAGLLDITAAGHLLAEETALDGIREVQEELGLAIAFDELQPLGVIPYQMDSAGFMDRERAHVYVYENRYALSAFTPQLEEVAGIVEARFTDFRSFISGADSKLHVQGFQINGNGERTDIDELVDFTRFVPHEREYFRRVIEGIERLYGPAIT
- a CDS encoding beta-galactosidase, with the protein product MSSKVPAISSKAPVMLHGADYNPEQWLKYPGVLEEDIRMMKLAGCNVMSVGIFSWVSLEREEGVFNFEWMDQLLDRFAENGIYAFLATPSGARPAWMSEKYPEVLRVERNRVRNLHGVRHNHCFTSPVYREKTALINSKLAERYAHHPAVIGWHISNEFGGECHCNYCQDAFRDWLKAKYNNDLDEVNHAWWATFWSHTYTSWEQIESPAPHGETQVHGLNLDWRRFVSDQTINFCQHEIDAVRGFNPDLPVTTNMHMIDGVDYRNMAKILDVVSWDAYPDWGYTEDDDDARLAAWTAMHHDMYRSFKKKPFLLMESTPSLTNWQIVSKLKRPGMHKLSSLQAVAHGSDSVQYFQWRKSRGSSEKFHGAVIDHSGHTETRVFKDVAEVGRTLAGLEEVVGTTTPAETAILFDWDNRWAVKDAQGIRNSGLKYEETVLQHYRGLWELGIPVDVVGSGDDLSGYKLVIAPMLYLISEENGKRIEKYVEQGGTFLATYWSGVVGETDLCHLGGFPGPLRRTLGIWAEETEGLHSRDLNGLVLDPGNSLKLSGEYDAHEIAELIHLEGAEALGHYRSDFYAGRPALTVNKLGAGKAYHLATRVKDAQFYVDLYAAITGKERISRTLNSELPTGVTAQLRSDGEHEYVFVQNFSGSEQVVKLDGQAYTDVESGAAAPAELTLAVNGLAILKRAAAKA
- a CDS encoding AraC family transcriptional regulator; amino-acid sequence: MLPFSLIEMPRDLNAFPLYPYSVGRHIQYHHVRPAGFPVHQIFLIRSGSGRFRDLEDGTETVLQPGMAYAFPPDRGHEYYPLSHEPWHVGFIGFHGSQSASVLESLGLLPSAPFRPERFEECWDMLGGIWHTVNGNSSARQEEQPMQELSVTLYRLLLMLRKSEVSTGPATRLENENVRNDALNKAVSLINEHFTEPLLITNLAAAVGYSVQHFQRLFLQEYGVTPHKYLQNLRLQRAMQMLTEDPERPVQDIALNLGMETNYFIRVFRKAHGVTPGVMRSRLHPGKDHC
- a CDS encoding ABC transporter ATP-binding protein produces the protein MTSTMTWKRLFQYTREYRKITYGAIFCAILSVIASLIGPLLIGRAIDHMIGPDRVEFPEILRLLLILGSVYLVGSFFGWLLTYYTNKLAFRTVYDLRRELFDKLDALPLKFHDNHPQGDSISRFVNDMDAVSDGLLQGFSTLLTGIVTIAGAIGLMLYISPIMTLVVLLSAPATFFVARFITMRSQQLFREQAKILGGLNGYVEEIVGGQKVVQAYHYEDRSFAGFAERNNELYKTGTKSQFYGSLSNPTTRLVNNITFSLIAMIGSVLVIGDLFSVGDLSSFLIYSSLFAKPFNEITGVITQLQSATASAQRIFTILDLPQEAPDQPDAYVMENSRGTITFDKVSFAYTPELPLIKNFSLEVKPGTRVAIVGQTGAGKTTLVNLLMRFYEVDSGTIRIDGVDITSITRDSLRRNFGMVLQETWLYGASIRDNIAYGKPEASEAEVIAAAKAANAHSFIKRLPEGYDTKISTSGDNLSQGQKQLLTIARVMLVDPPMLILDEATSSIDTLTEARIQKAFLAMITGRTSFVIAHRLSTIREADLILFMKDGDIVESGTHDELLESGGYYARLYNSQFTAV
- a CDS encoding ABC transporter ATP-binding protein — its product is MHKIAVFLKPYKKEVTIGPVFKLLEAILELLLPTIVALIINNGIAKQDSSYVYKMGSLMVVMAILGFGCSLVCQYYAARASQGFGTSLRNKMFKHISSLSYAELDIIGTPSLINRITNDVNQLQVAVAMLIRLVIRAPFICIGAIIMAMILDFRLSLILIAATPVFGIILYFIITRSSPMYRKYQAKLDRLALVLSENLSGIRVIRAFAESRREKQRFNDASEDLTQTAIRVGRISAWLGPMTTLVVNAAIIAILWVGGFHIEAGSLSQGEIIAFINYVTQILLALIVVSNLVILFTKASSSANRINEVLAMTASVAEVPALAPAAKPDGAAPVISFRNVSFGYNTTGELALENISVDILKGQTVGLIGSTGSGKSTFVNLIPRFYDAVEGEVRVEGVNVRDYRLEQLRSRIGIVPQKAVLFTGTIAENIRWGKASATRDEIMAAAAVAQAEEFITRLPEGLDTLVARGGHNLSGGQKQRLTIARAVVGHPPILILDDSSSALDFATDAALRRALSKNSTDMTVLLVSQRVSTVRQADQIIVFEEGRIAGIGTHEELLESCAVYQEICMSQLSSEEALQ
- a CDS encoding LysR family transcriptional regulator, which encodes MDIRQLKYFLAIAEEGQITSAARKLRMAQPPLSQQLKLLEEELGVKLVERGPRSIQLTDAGIILRNRAQQILELTDSTAREISDYAKGLKGSLTIGTVSSSGATLLHEPLTAFHKSYSGVSFEIHEGNTFMIIDLLNRGIVEVGIVRTPFSTSNLECLYFHSEPMIAVMTTGYDWAPSQSAAQLGELQDKPLIIYRRFEQLIRETCLEHGFEPQIFCMNDDARTTLLWANAGLGIGIVPKSAFELANHSNLIYKEILCETLRTRVAAVWMKDKYLSSVATKFIETFKSI
- the htpG gene encoding molecular chaperone HtpG codes for the protein MAKKEFKAESKRLLEMMINSIYTQREIFLRELISNASDAIDKIYYKALADDSLVFNKEDYYIKVTADKASRTLTIADTGIGMTQEELENNLGIIANSGSFAFKKDNEAKDGHNIIGQFGVGFYSAFMVADDVTVISKALGSEQAFKWESQGADGYTIEPCEKDTVGTEITLKIKENTEDDNYDEFLEEFRLKSIIKKYSDFIRFPIKMDITGRQPKEGAENEFIDTIEEQTVNSMVPIWRKNKKELTDEDYNNFYAEKRYGFDKPLKHIHISADGAVVYNAILFIPENTPFDYYTKEYEKGLELYSNGVLIMNKCADLLPDYFSFVKGMVDSEDLSLNISREMLQHDRQLTMIAKNIKSKIKSQLLSLLKDEREQYETFYKSFGRQLKFGVYNDYGMEKETLQDLLMFHSSKEKKLVTLAEYVERMPEDQKYIYYASGESVERIEKLPQTEMVLDKGYEILYFTDDIDEFAIKMIMAYKEKEFRNVSSGDLGIEESAEDKPSEEEENENKGLFEAMQGILSGKVKAVKASKRLKSHPVCLSTEGELTIEMEKILKAMPNGGQDVQADKVLEINIHHDVFKSLKAAAEGDKEKLGLYTNLLYNQALLIEGLQVNDPVQFTNDICKIMV